The Acidobacteriota bacterium DNA window GGAAAATCAGCGAGTCCACCACGCCGCCGTTATCCGTAATCGCCTGGATGATCTGGCGAGCCTCGCCGATCGGTACGCGGGGGTCGTTCTCACCATGCACGACGAGAAGCGGTGTTTTGATCAGGTCGGCCTTGTGTATGGGGGATATCTCCGCCAGGAACTCGGGATCGCTCAGGGGACCGTACTCGGCCTCGCGCAGGGCACGCCGGTACTCACGGGTATTCTCCAGGAAGGTCTTGAAGTTGGCAATGCCAACGGCGTCCACTCCCGCGGAGAACATGTCGGGGTACTCGGTGATCATACCGAGGACGACGTAGCCGCCGTAAGATCCGCCGCGAATACCGATCATTCCCTGCTTGGTGTACCCGTTTTCGATAAGCCACTCTACGCCGGCTTTGTAGTCCTTAAGAGAGTTCTTCCGGTTCTTGTAGTTGTCCAGATTCATGTATTCCAGGCCGTAGCCGCTTGAGCCGCGCGGATTAGGGGCCAGGATGCCGTACCCGTTGAGGATCAGGTACTGGACGTTTCTGGCAAAAGTCGGCCTGAACTGACCCTCCGGACCGCCGTGGGCGTCAACGATGAACGGAATAGGCTCGCCGGGAGTGTACCCGGGCGGAAGGTACAGGAAGGCCGGTATTTCCAGGCCGTCAAAACTCTTGTAGTGGACAAGCTGCGGGTCCGTGAACAGCCCTCGGTCGATCCCCGCATAGCTGGAAAAGGTCAACTGGGTAAGATCCCCGGTTGCGGGGCTCCACCGCCAGACGTCGGACGTGCGCGCAGGACCGTTGAACGAAATAAGGCAGTTGCCGCGCTTATCGAACTGCCCGCCTCCCAGCTGGCCCTCAAGGGGCGGCGAGGGCAGTTCCCGGCCGGACTCCACCTCACGAATCTTCATTCGCGCGTAGCCTTCCTCGTTGACACGTGCCACCATGTATTTGTAGTCACGCGACACGAGAAGGCCGTCCACCTCCCACCTGGGATCGATCCAGCCGTCATCGATAAACTGCACCTTGGGGGAGCCTACCTTCATCTTTGCCAGGCGAAGGATACCGTCCTCGTTGTCGTTGCACAGCAGCCAGATTGTCCTGTTGTCCGGCATCAGGGTTGGACTGTCGTACATCACGTCCTTGTCGTCCTGGTTCAGCTTCTGATATTCCCCGGTCGGCACGTCGACGAGGTACAGGTCGTCGTCTATATTCGAGGAGAAGTGATAGACAATCAGCTTGTTGCCGTCCTGGGAAATGTCGCCCAGGCCGTTCCAGCCGCGAACGGTGGTTGTGTCCCCGAATACCTTGACTGCATCTCCGCTCCCGATATCCATGCGGTAAATGAAGAAGTCCGTGCCGTTTTCCTGGTTGGACCGGTAGAAGATGGACTGATCGTCCTTGGCCCAGATTATCGATCCGAACCTCACGCGAGAGAGATCGGTCAACTGGTGAATCCGGCCCGTTTCGGTGTCCATCAGGTACAGTTGCGCGTCCTCCGAGCCGCCCACGGAGGCACCAACGATAGCTAGGTCGCCGCCCCATGACAGGCTGAAAAAGTCTATCCCATCTTCGAAGGTGGTCAGTTGGTACGGCCAGCCTTCTTTCGTGAGACGATACACTTGTGTCGCTCCGGACAGGGACGAGGTGAAGAAAACGGTCTCGCCATCCCACGTGTATCCGGTCGGGCTGGCATAGCCGATCTGCATGAAGGTGCTGATATCGGGGACATACTTCATTTTGCTGAGAAGCGATTTCGCTTCCTCCTGGCCCCGAGCCCACTGCGGGGCTGCCAGCACTATGCAGAGCACGAGCACTGCAGCAAAACCCCCGGTCAAACGTCTCATCATAACTGTGGTCTCCTCTTCACGGTCGTTACGTTACTATGTAGACGATGATAGGCAGAAAATAGTTGCCAGGCAACTGTAATTCTGAGAGGCTGTGCGAAGGGAAGAGACGGAGCGCCGCGCGCCGGCGCGAGGAATGTGCGGTGGCCTCGGCCGAGGCAGGCTACACGGCTGCCGAGGCGAAACGACAGGTTATGTTATCGGCTTCCTCGTAGAGAACCCGCCGATAAAAGGCGCACGCGTGACAATTCGGACAGGACAGGTCAGTGGATTGGGCTCTGTTGCCGGAAGAGTTTCGCACTACCCAGCATATTCGGCCGGCGGCTTTGCCGTCGTGGATTCCATCGTATTTCATGGCCGTTGCCACCGGGCATTCACCCAGCATCTCCACCAGTAGGCCGCCTTTCTCCCGCCCGCAGTTCAGGTATTCCCAGCAGTTGAGTTTTGCAGACACGTTGTCGGTTACTCCTGTGTTTCGACGACTCGCATGACGGCGGAGAACTTCTTGTCCGAGCGCAGTTTGGAGAGTTCCTCCTGCGACGCGAGCTCCTTGTACTTGTCGTAGGTCTTCCTGACGTTGTTGGTATCGTCGTCAGCCAGGTAACTCAGCATGAGAAACTGGTACACCAGGGGGTTCTCGGGATCCAATGACCTCGCGTCCTTGAAGTGCTTGACCGCCTTTTCATAATACCCCTGGTTGAAACGTGCTTCACCGAGGCCGTAGTACGCCTGGGCGTTTCGCTTATCGAACCTGATCGCCGTTTCGTAATCCGCAATGGCTGCGATCTCCTCGCCCTTGGCCAGGTAAAGGGAAGCGCGGCCGAGAAGGGCGGGGACCGCCTCTCGATCCATTTCGAGACAGTGGTTGTATGCGGTGATCGCTCTGTTGTATTCGCCCTTAAACCGGTACTGCTCCGCCGCTCGGATGTAATCGTCTAAGGCGGACGGATTCTGTCCCGTTCGCTCGTATGCCTGGGCGCGGGCGAAGTACGCCTCGGCATAACTGGGCTTGATCCGTACCGCCTCCGTGAGGTCGGTAATCGCGGTTTCGTATTCGTTAGCTTTCAGGGCGCGCTCGCCCGAATGAAAGTAGTCCGTCTCGGCGTACGTCTTTTCCTTTTGTGCCGGGCTCATCGGTTCAAGAGTGACGTCGAGTTTGGTCGTCTTTCCGGCCACCAGTTCCAGGGTGCCCGTGGCCGTCCGGTGTCCGTCCGCCGCTATCGAGTAGGAGTGTTTCCCCGGTTTCAGCCGTGAGTACGTGAGGTTGCCGGCGCCCACGACGGATCCGTCGATAGACAGGCGCGGGACTTCGACATTGGTATTCACGGCAATCTTCGCCGTTTGCGGCGCTGTGCTGGCCGCTCGCGGCCGGTCGGCCGCCGGTTTTGAGGATTTCGTCGGGCTGGAGCCGGTTTGCGGGGCCGCCTGCGGCTGGGCCCGCTCACGAGATTCGGCCGCCGCTTCGGCGGGTACCGGGCGAACGGTCGCGACGGTAGGCTTGGTGCGGGATTCAGACGAAGGCTGGAGAGTCAGCATTGAAATTTCGCCGTCGACCACTGTGGCGTAATCGGTCGCGGCCACCTCGCCGTCAACGATGCACTCGATCTTGTAACTGCCGGCCTCTATCAGATCGGTCTTGAAAAAACCCTGGGCGTTCGTTCGGCAGGACTTGCCCAGGGCCGGCAGGCGGATCGTAACAGCCTGCAGCAAGGGGCGTTCGTGACTGTCTAATACCACTCCGACAATTCTTCCGTCTCCGGTCGTGATGTCCGATGTGAACTGGGTGCCGATCGCGAAAATGGCGACGGCCGCAACGGGGGCTATAATCGCGGCCAGCAGCTTGGAATTGAGTTTCTTCTTGCGCAGCACGTATTGGCGCTGGTTAATGATCAGTTCATCGTGCTCGTGCAGTTCCTGCTCACCGGTAATCTGGACGATGTTTTTGGCATAGTATGCGACCCCTCTGGTCCGCTGGGCCATTTGCGGCCTGGGCTTGACCTCCGGCGCTGCCGTGTCCGGTTTGCTCGGACCTGCTTTTTTGGGTGGTACGATGGGGGCGGTGTCGAAGCCCTTCGGTTTTTCCGGCTTGTCCGCGGCCTGTCCGTCGGTCGGTCGCCGATCGATATGTTTCAGAAGATCGAGCTTCTCCTCATCGCTGAGGTACTCGGTCGAACCGCCGTACAGGTTTTGCTTGATGGATTTGATCTGATCATCGGAGAGCTTCCGCACCTGGCTGGTGCTGTCGCTGGAGGGTGCGGATCCGGCTGGCGGTTCGTCGGAGACTGTGCCTCCCCCGGTATCCGTCTCCTGCGGGGCAGGCATCGTTGGGTTGCTGTCTCCGATCGGTGAGCAGTTGCCTGTATCCGATCCGACCGCGCCCCCGCCGATGCCGGCGCCGGATATCGCCTCCCGCTGGACCAGGTCGGCGGTCGTCTCCAGCCCGAGGTCTCCGTCGGTCTTTTTCGGCACTACGCCGCCGACTAGGTCATGGGACGCGTCGTGCGTTTCGGTGATGACAAAGTCGAGATTGTCGGGGGCTCCGTCAGGTGACTCAGGCGCAGGGCCCGACGTCAGGCGCTGACCGCAACACGCGCAGAATTCGGTGTCAGCCGCCTGTTCGGTATGGCACTGTGGACATATTTTCAAAGTGAAATCATCCTTTTTTGGGTTCCCCACTACATGTGCGTAATATCGACGGTTCGTGATTTTTCTTTAAATCCGGGCAGTAGACGGGACGTCTATGGAGGGAAGCGGCTGATTTCCAAATAACCGCTTGACAGCCGATTGGCTTTAAGGTTATAATTTTGGTTCTGAGAACGGGAAGGATTAATAGAGATTCGGGAATGTTCCTGAGGAGGAAGAGATAAATGTCGAAGCCCTACAACCGGCTGTGGTTCCCCGCCTTAGCCCTCTCGGTGCTGGCTGTGATTTTCAGTTGCAGTCAGCCGGACGATGTTCTGACGCCGGTATCACGGACAGTTCTCAACTTGGCGGTCGAGCGGCTTCCCACACCACCCGTTGGCATGGTCTATGAACTCTGGGTTTCCGAGGAGGTCGTCCAGGGCTATGATCTTGATCCCGAGACCATCCTGTCGCTGGGCAAGTTCTCCTTTATGACTTCTGACACCCTGATAGCGTTTTTGGAACCGGTAGATACTATGGAGATCGTAAGGGCCGATTCAAATCAGTTTGTTA harbors:
- a CDS encoding S9 family peptidase, with the protein product MMRRLTGGFAAVLVLCIVLAAPQWARGQEEAKSLLSKMKYVPDISTFMQIGYASPTGYTWDGETVFFTSSLSGATQVYRLTKEGWPYQLTTFEDGIDFFSLSWGGDLAIVGASVGGSEDAQLYLMDTETGRIHQLTDLSRVRFGSIIWAKDDQSIFYRSNQENGTDFFIYRMDIGSGDAVKVFGDTTTVRGWNGLGDISQDGNKLIVYHFSSNIDDDLYLVDVPTGEYQKLNQDDKDVMYDSPTLMPDNRTIWLLCNDNEDGILRLAKMKVGSPKVQFIDDGWIDPRWEVDGLLVSRDYKYMVARVNEEGYARMKIREVESGRELPSPPLEGQLGGGQFDKRGNCLISFNGPARTSDVWRWSPATGDLTQLTFSSYAGIDRGLFTDPQLVHYKSFDGLEIPAFLYLPPGYTPGEPIPFIVDAHGGPEGQFRPTFARNVQYLILNGYGILAPNPRGSSGYGLEYMNLDNYKNRKNSLKDYKAGVEWLIENGYTKQGMIGIRGGSYGGYVVLGMITEYPDMFSAGVDAVGIANFKTFLENTREYRRALREAEYGPLSDPEFLAEISPIHKADLIKTPLLVVHGENDPRVPIGEARQIIQAITDNGGVVDSLIFRDEGHGSGKRVNIIEEYRKQVAFFDEHLKGIKPQMTKE
- a CDS encoding tetratricopeptide repeat protein; translated protein: MKICPQCHTEQAADTEFCACCGQRLTSGPAPESPDGAPDNLDFVITETHDASHDLVGGVVPKKTDGDLGLETTADLVQREAISGAGIGGGAVGSDTGNCSPIGDSNPTMPAPQETDTGGGTVSDEPPAGSAPSSDSTSQVRKLSDDQIKSIKQNLYGGSTEYLSDEEKLDLLKHIDRRPTDGQAADKPEKPKGFDTAPIVPPKKAGPSKPDTAAPEVKPRPQMAQRTRGVAYYAKNIVQITGEQELHEHDELIINQRQYVLRKKKLNSKLLAAIIAPVAAVAIFAIGTQFTSDITTGDGRIVGVVLDSHERPLLQAVTIRLPALGKSCRTNAQGFFKTDLIEAGSYKIECIVDGEVAATDYATVVDGEISMLTLQPSSESRTKPTVATVRPVPAEAAAESRERAQPQAAPQTGSSPTKSSKPAADRPRAASTAPQTAKIAVNTNVEVPRLSIDGSVVGAGNLTYSRLKPGKHSYSIAADGHRTATGTLELVAGKTTKLDVTLEPMSPAQKEKTYAETDYFHSGERALKANEYETAITDLTEAVRIKPSYAEAYFARAQAYERTGQNPSALDDYIRAAEQYRFKGEYNRAITAYNHCLEMDREAVPALLGRASLYLAKGEEIAAIADYETAIRFDKRNAQAYYGLGEARFNQGYYEKAVKHFKDARSLDPENPLVYQFLMLSYLADDDTNNVRKTYDKYKELASQEELSKLRSDKKFSAVMRVVETQE